In Rhinolophus ferrumequinum isolate MPI-CBG mRhiFer1 chromosome 7, mRhiFer1_v1.p, whole genome shotgun sequence, the following proteins share a genomic window:
- the STARD4 gene encoding stAR-related lipid transfer protein 4 isoform X3, translating into MEALPDATAFATKVQNTLIQYHSIDDDKWRVAKKTKDVTIWRKPSEEFNGYLFKAQGVIDDNVNSVIDHILPGPCRLDWDSLMTSMDILKQFEENCCVLRYTTAGQLWNIVSPREFVDLSYTVAYEEGLLSCGVSLDWGEKKPEFVRGYNHPCGWFCVPLKDNAKQSLLTGYIQTDLRGMLPQSAVDTAMASTLINFFGDLRKALQKA; encoded by the exons ATGGAAGCTCTACCTGATGCTACTGCTTTTGCAACTAAAGTTCAAAACACTCTCATCCAGTACCATAGCATTGACGATGATAAGTGGCGAGTTGCAAAGAAAACG aaagATGTAACAATTTGGAGAAAACCTTCAGAAGAATTTAATGGATATCT TTTCAAAGCCCAAGGTGTTATAGACGACAACGTCAATAGCGTGATAGACCACATTCTCCCAGGTCCCTGTCGCTTGGATTGGGACAGCCTAATGACGTCAATGGATATTTTGAAGCAATTTGAAGAG AATTGCTGTGTTTTGCGTTATACTACTGCTGGTCAGCTTTGGAATATCGTTTCCCCAAGAGAGTTTGTTGATTTGTCCTACACTGTGGCCTATGAAGAAGGGCTTTTATCCTGTG GGGTAAGTCTTGACTGGGGTGAAAAGAAACCAGAATTTGTTCGCGGCTATAACCATCCCTGTGGTTGGTTTTGTGTTCCACTTAAAGACAATGCAAAGCAGAGCCTTTTGACAGGCTATATTCAGACGGATCTGCGTGGGATGCTTCCTCAGTCTGCAGTAGATACAGCCATGGCAAGCACTTTAATCAACTTCTTTGGTGACTTACGAAAAGCCTTACAAAAGGCATAG
- the STARD4 gene encoding stAR-related lipid transfer protein 4 isoform X1 yields the protein MLSGSDLSGPHTNSSLFLREEKMEALPDATAFATKVQNTLIQYHSIDDDKWRVAKKTKDVTIWRKPSEEFNGYLFKAQGVIDDNVNSVIDHILPGPCRLDWDSLMTSMDILKQFEENCCVLRYTTAGQLWNIVSPREFVDLSYTVAYEEGLLSCGVSLDWGEKKPEFVRGYNHPCGWFCVPLKDNAKQSLLTGYIQTDLRGMLPQSAVDTAMASTLINFFGDLRKALQKA from the exons GGAGGAAAAAATGGAAGCTCTACCTGATGCTACTGCTTTTGCAACTAAAGTTCAAAACACTCTCATCCAGTACCATAGCATTGACGATGATAAGTGGCGAGTTGCAAAGAAAACG aaagATGTAACAATTTGGAGAAAACCTTCAGAAGAATTTAATGGATATCT TTTCAAAGCCCAAGGTGTTATAGACGACAACGTCAATAGCGTGATAGACCACATTCTCCCAGGTCCCTGTCGCTTGGATTGGGACAGCCTAATGACGTCAATGGATATTTTGAAGCAATTTGAAGAG AATTGCTGTGTTTTGCGTTATACTACTGCTGGTCAGCTTTGGAATATCGTTTCCCCAAGAGAGTTTGTTGATTTGTCCTACACTGTGGCCTATGAAGAAGGGCTTTTATCCTGTG GGGTAAGTCTTGACTGGGGTGAAAAGAAACCAGAATTTGTTCGCGGCTATAACCATCCCTGTGGTTGGTTTTGTGTTCCACTTAAAGACAATGCAAAGCAGAGCCTTTTGACAGGCTATATTCAGACGGATCTGCGTGGGATGCTTCCTCAGTCTGCAGTAGATACAGCCATGGCAAGCACTTTAATCAACTTCTTTGGTGACTTACGAAAAGCCTTACAAAAGGCATAG